In one Thermodesulfobacteriota bacterium genomic region, the following are encoded:
- a CDS encoding nucleoside recognition protein — protein MMHKEAKPKYISLTVSFALSAAVLFIGIYTINDLSVQKVVSKLLWPLLRLMLFIGAGLAAGQLIEASGWTKRFAVLARPFFKFGNLGDRCSAAFTTAFISGVAANAMLLDFFKDDKISRRQLFLTNFVNQFPAFFLHLPTTVFIVLPLTGFAGAIYFIITFTATLFRTVLFIFYGHLRLSIHTQNYKNEKKILFKDSKNQEKGLWERIKEKFPKRIIDVTIYVVPVYIIVFLLNDAGVFNMMRSWLADYFVTAFMPVEALSVIILSFAAEFTSGFAAAGALLDAGVITTKQTVLALIIGNIIAFPIRALRHQLPRYIGIFSPKMGTQLLLMGQGFRVVSLVIMGTIYYYLG, from the coding sequence CTGTTTATCGGAATATATACTATTAACGATCTCAGTGTTCAAAAAGTAGTGTCAAAGCTTTTGTGGCCGCTTTTACGTCTTATGCTTTTTATTGGAGCAGGACTTGCGGCAGGTCAGCTAATTGAAGCTTCGGGCTGGACAAAAAGGTTCGCAGTACTGGCCAGGCCTTTCTTTAAATTTGGTAATCTTGGAGATAGATGCAGCGCTGCTTTTACAACAGCTTTTATTTCAGGTGTTGCTGCAAATGCTATGCTTCTTGATTTTTTTAAGGACGATAAGATATCTCGCAGACAGCTATTTTTAACCAATTTCGTCAACCAGTTCCCGGCTTTTTTTCTTCACTTACCCACTACAGTTTTTATTGTATTGCCCCTTACAGGGTTTGCAGGAGCTATCTATTTTATTATAACTTTTACTGCAACTCTTTTTAGAACTGTCCTTTTTATTTTTTACGGACATTTGAGACTTTCAATACATACGCAGAATTATAAAAATGAAAAAAAAATACTTTTTAAAGATTCCAAAAATCAGGAAAAAGGACTTTGGGAAAGGATAAAGGAAAAATTTCCAAAGCGTATTATTGATGTTACGATATATGTTGTTCCGGTTTATATAATTGTTTTTCTATTAAATGACGCAGGTGTTTTTAACATGATGCGAAGCTGGCTTGCCGACTATTTTGTAACAGCATTTATGCCCGTTGAGGCCCTTTCAGTGATAATTTTAAGTTTTGCTGCCGAGTTTACTTCAGGGTTCGCAGCTGCAGGGGCGCTCCTTGATGCCGGCGTAATTACAACAAAGCAGACTGTTTTAGCTCTGATTATCGGAAACATAATTGCATTTCCCATTCGTGCTCTGCGTCATCAGTTGCCAAGATATATCGGAATCTTTTCTCCGAAGATGGGAACCCAGTTGCTGCTAATGGGCCAGGGTTTTAGGGTCGTTAGTCTTGTCATTATGGGAACAATTTATTATTATCTGGGGTGA